One Neorhodopirellula lusitana genomic window carries:
- a CDS encoding response regulator, producing MSVASRDRDSRDKNIRVMIVEDHPEYREVVEIALKKEPDIQLIGTYGAVEVALRSLQNRDERKMPDLVLLDLNLPGINGLDAIPMFIEAFPCSKIIILTQSDQEADVVRAISLGASGYLLKSATVSQIKTGIREVARGEATLDAKVAKYVMNILRETLPKQTVDKVLTPREMEILAMLADGLTKKEIAKDLGLSNSTVSTHVVHIFEKLKVQNAPAAIAKAFRIGLFRA from the coding sequence ATGAGTGTAGCCAGCAGGGATAGAGACAGTCGCGACAAGAATATCCGCGTGATGATTGTGGAAGACCATCCGGAATACCGGGAGGTTGTTGAGATTGCGCTGAAGAAAGAACCCGACATTCAGCTAATCGGTACCTATGGCGCGGTCGAAGTTGCTTTGCGCAGTTTGCAGAATCGTGACGAACGCAAAATGCCGGATCTCGTCTTATTGGATCTCAATCTTCCGGGCATCAACGGACTGGATGCGATCCCGATGTTCATCGAGGCATTTCCGTGTTCGAAGATCATCATCCTCACCCAATCCGATCAAGAAGCCGATGTGGTTCGTGCGATCTCACTGGGCGCGTCTGGCTATCTTTTGAAGTCTGCGACGGTCAGCCAAATTAAGACTGGGATCCGTGAGGTGGCGCGAGGTGAGGCAACGCTCGATGCGAAGGTTGCCAAGTACGTCATGAACATTCTCCGAGAGACACTGCCCAAGCAGACGGTCGACAAGGTACTGACACCGCGTGAAATGGAAATCCTGGCGATGCTCGCCGATGGGTTAACCAAAAAGGAGATCGCAAAGGACCTAGGCCTAAGCAACAGCACGGTGAGCACTCACGTGGTTCATATCTTCGAGAAACTCAAAGTCCAAAACGCACCCGCCGCGATCGCAAAAGCCTTCCGAATCGGACTGTTCCGGGCCTAG